The following are encoded in a window of Arcobacter sp. F2176 genomic DNA:
- a CDS encoding DNA polymerase IV codes for MIIHLDIDSFFVSAHRTLDSTLLGKAVAVGGRSNTSIFDNKSNDKKVLSESNGAFVSSILTKNSKSSDEYYKDQNGRIRGIITTSSYEARRYGVKTAMSVNEALMLCPHLIMIPPDYSLYHDLSQRLNKYLYTKTPHVEQSSIDEFFIDLSGYIEDHDIGNFAKDLKNEVFEKFKLPISIGIANTKYIAKLATNGAKPDGIKIVQQDEVYDFIKDKVISEFPGIGKGTEKKLLAHGIRRLGQIRDKKELFYSWKKSGIQLYNRVLGLDKEKTQTKTTKKSIGIGRTFDPVQDRVEINRRLVILCRYLSFLVFKEKVTPQTFFLQISYDYKNKSKDYINTNRLFNETYFKNSILELFKTIDIHPTHYIVQLNLSVSNFIENKNHSFNLFEYEKDKKNLELTNKLNKLRDKYGIDIIKNATEL; via the coding sequence ATGATTATACACCTAGATATCGATTCATTTTTTGTATCTGCCCATAGAACACTAGACAGTACACTATTAGGCAAAGCAGTTGCTGTTGGAGGAAGAAGTAATACCTCAATATTTGATAATAAATCAAATGATAAAAAAGTATTAAGTGAAAGTAATGGTGCTTTTGTAAGTTCGATTTTAACAAAAAATAGTAAGAGTTCTGATGAGTATTACAAAGATCAAAATGGACGAATAAGAGGAATAATTACAACATCTTCATATGAAGCTAGAAGATATGGAGTAAAAACTGCTATGAGTGTAAATGAAGCTTTGATGCTTTGTCCTCACTTGATAATGATTCCCCCTGATTATTCTTTGTATCATGATTTATCCCAAAGACTTAACAAGTATTTATACACAAAAACTCCCCATGTGGAGCAATCTAGTATTGATGAATTTTTTATAGATTTAAGTGGATATATTGAAGATCATGATATTGGGAATTTTGCAAAAGATTTAAAAAATGAAGTTTTTGAAAAGTTTAAATTACCAATATCTATAGGTATTGCAAATACAAAATATATAGCAAAACTTGCGACAAATGGTGCAAAACCAGATGGTATAAAAATAGTCCAACAAGATGAAGTTTATGATTTTATAAAAGATAAAGTAATCTCAGAATTCCCAGGAATAGGAAAAGGTACTGAAAAAAAATTATTAGCACATGGAATTAGAAGACTAGGTCAAATAAGAGATAAAAAAGAGCTTTTTTATTCGTGGAAAAAATCTGGAATACAACTTTATAATAGAGTATTAGGATTAGACAAAGAAAAAACACAAACAAAAACTACTAAAAAATCAATAGGAATAGGACGAACCTTTGATCCTGTGCAAGATAGAGTTGAGATAAATAGAAGGCTTGTTATTTTATGTAGGTATCTTAGTTTTTTAGTATTTAAAGAAAAAGTTACTCCCCAAACATTCTTTTTACAAATAAGTTATGACTATAAAAACAAATCAAAAGATTATATAAATACAAATAGACTTTTCAATGAAACATATTTTAAAAACTCGATTTTAGAACTTTTTAAAACTATAGATATTCATCCAACTCATTATATTGTTCAATTGAATTTATCTGTATCAAATTTTATAGAAAATAAAAATCACAGTTTTAACCTTTTTGAGTATGAAAAGGACAAAAAGAATTTAGAATTAACTAATAAATTAAATAAGTTAAGGGACAAGTATGGAATTGATATAATTAAAAATGCAACAGAACTTTAA
- a CDS encoding ester cyclase, giving the protein MNRNKEIVKSYYENLWNKKDKSYIDKLFHDDILFRGTLDVETHGKKEFEEYFDMILHALPNLYHGVELMIAENNLVSARAIYNGTHLGKLFDIEATNRRIRYNGASFFRIEDDKIKEIWVLGDLNSLYKQLSK; this is encoded by the coding sequence ATGAACAGAAATAAAGAAATCGTAAAATCTTATTATGAGAACCTTTGGAATAAAAAAGATAAATCATATATTGATAAACTATTTCATGATGATATACTTTTTAGAGGTACATTAGATGTAGAAACACATGGTAAAAAAGAGTTTGAAGAGTACTTTGATATGATTTTGCATGCCCTCCCAAATTTATATCATGGGGTTGAACTTATGATTGCAGAAAATAATTTAGTGAGTGCAAGAGCTATATATAATGGAACGCATTTAGGAAAACTTTTTGACATAGAAGCGACTAATAGAAGAATAAGATATAACGGAGCTTCATTCTTTAGAATAGAAGATGACAAAATAAAAGAAATTTGGGTTTTAGGTGACTTAAATTCATTATATAAACAATTAAGCAAATAA
- a CDS encoding CorA family divalent cation transporter codes for MKLNTIDDFHLTDIDNEAHPSVFFKDENYDLFIIRIPKITNNRVVPVSKAFIITDNSYFYYDRKNRNFVDLKNIDGFYEFLNKDIDSILNMVSNYINEIENIEDSFYENKIDKNFNKKWFSYKNDFIKMNRVLFKCVEVIGVLINDYKKDDDYLKSNFEDMQEHLSRAHRNSGMLLEKLDALHNSYIVENNEQMNRTVYILTLLSGIFLPLNLIVGFFGMNTTSLPFTQGIGGTQFVINILLFSAIVSILLVFFIKKR; via the coding sequence ATGAAATTAAATACAATAGATGATTTTCACCTAACTGATATTGATAATGAAGCCCACCCTTCAGTATTTTTCAAAGATGAAAATTATGATTTATTTATAATTAGAATTCCTAAAATTACAAACAATAGAGTAGTTCCAGTAAGTAAAGCTTTTATAATTACAGATAATTCTTATTTTTATTATGATAGAAAAAATAGAAATTTTGTTGATTTAAAAAATATTGATGGATTTTATGAATTCTTAAATAAAGATATTGATTCAATATTGAACATGGTAAGTAATTACATAAATGAAATAGAAAATATTGAAGATAGCTTTTATGAAAACAAAATAGATAAAAATTTTAATAAAAAATGGTTTTCTTACAAAAATGATTTTATTAAAATGAATAGAGTATTATTTAAATGTGTTGAAGTTATTGGAGTATTGATAAATGATTATAAGAAAGATGACGACTATTTAAAAAGTAACTTTGAAGATATGCAAGAACATTTAAGCAGAGCACATAGAAACTCTGGAATGCTCTTAGAAAAGCTTGATGCTTTGCATAACTCATATATAGTAGAAAATAATGAGCAGATGAATAGAACTGTTTATATTTTGACTTTACTATCAGGAATATTTCTACCATTAAATTTAATTGTTGGATTTTTTGGTATGAATACTACTTCTTTACCTTTTACTCAAGGAATTGGTGGTACTCAATTTGTAATAAATATACTTCTTTTTTCAGCTATTGTATCAATTCTTTTAGTGTTTTTTATTAAAAAAAGATAA
- a CDS encoding peptidase M42: MEKFYDILKQLIRTPSVVGAEHPFFMRVKRELEELDLNVEYYDGVLVAKGSNPQEGYISAHADRHGLICTGHNEFQYAAFIAKNQADLRGNSNSEKLLKNFEMRFMDHKVQSYEPWSGSYLGMGVIKDAFLCDRRKNIIFKIDGLKHLLPGTAIAFMDTLNIDENGLVSAQLDNVISIAMIIYLYHLGYQGTAFFTASEEAGKSWRFLLEYFRRFNLTTDELLVLDTSPYSSVDHITNLDIVLRNRDENAVFKSPLEEKLKKIVIENNINYHYKDAYLENQMLSAGTKGSVGVTELGRIIDATDGEIQGTTLQIPTIGYHTVRETTTKKSIDTMVLILSKLYIEKKDN, encoded by the coding sequence ATGGAAAAATTTTACGATATTTTAAAACAGCTAATTAGAACACCAAGTGTTGTGGGAGCAGAACATCCTTTTTTTATGAGAGTGAAAAGAGAGCTTGAAGAATTAGATTTAAATGTTGAATACTATGATGGTGTTTTAGTTGCAAAAGGAAGTAATCCACAAGAGGGATATATTTCTGCCCATGCAGATAGACATGGTTTGATTTGTACAGGACATAATGAGTTCCAATATGCTGCTTTTATTGCAAAAAATCAAGCTGACTTAAGAGGGAATTCAAACTCTGAAAAACTTTTAAAAAACTTTGAAATGAGATTTATGGATCATAAAGTTCAATCATATGAGCCATGGTCTGGAAGTTATTTGGGAATGGGAGTTATTAAAGATGCCTTTCTTTGTGATAGAAGAAAAAATATTATTTTTAAAATTGATGGTCTTAAACATCTTCTACCCGGAACTGCTATAGCATTTATGGATACGCTGAACATAGATGAGAATGGCTTAGTTTCTGCTCAACTTGATAATGTTATCTCTATTGCTATGATTATTTATTTGTACCATCTTGGATATCAAGGAACTGCATTTTTTACAGCAAGTGAAGAAGCTGGAAAAAGTTGGAGATTTTTACTTGAATATTTCAGAAGATTTAATTTAACAACAGATGAACTTCTTGTTTTAGATACAAGTCCATACAGTAGTGTAGATCATATTACAAATTTAGATATTGTGTTGAGGAATAGAGATGAAAATGCTGTTTTCAAATCACCTTTAGAAGAAAAACTTAAAAAAATAGTTATTGAAAATAATATAAATTACCACTACAAAGATGCTTATTTAGAAAATCAAATGTTAAGTGCAGGAACAAAAGGTTCAGTGGGAGTTACAGAACTAGGAAGAATAATTGATGCAACAGATGGTGAGATTCAAGGTACAACTCTTCAAATTCCAACTATTGGATATCATACAGTAAGGGAAACTACTACTAAAAAATCCATAGATACAATGGTTTTAATTTTATCAAAACTTTATATTGAGAAAAAAGATAACTAA
- a CDS encoding succinylglutamate desuccinylase/aspartoacylase family protein — MQSSDLVIGGIVVPRGKEVKINLELPKLYNTPTNLPIRVIRGKKAGPIVFISAAIHGDELNGIEIIRRIRKLNILKKLHGTIIFAPIVNVYGVMTLSRYLPDRRDLNRSFPGSGKGSIASRIAKIFFEEIVSKCDLGIDLHTGSIHKSNLPQIRTNMDNEYTLKLARAFGAPVILHSELRDGSLRAEGEESGIPILLYEAGEALRFDETCIRIGVKGIINVLRENAMLPKVIRKGSKTPITSRVSKWIRASESGMIRTIKALGDIVKENEVIAYIDEPLDDNSFEILAPFDGIIIGKSQIPLAQEGDAVFHIAKFGNLNIAENKMEYFNEDAIKQSEFYELNNEEIIE, encoded by the coding sequence ATGCAAAGTAGTGATTTGGTAATTGGTGGTATTGTTGTACCAAGGGGAAAAGAAGTAAAGATAAATTTAGAGTTACCAAAACTTTATAATACTCCTACAAATTTGCCAATAAGAGTAATACGAGGTAAAAAAGCAGGACCGATAGTTTTTATAAGTGCAGCAATTCATGGGGATGAATTAAATGGTATAGAGATTATTAGAAGAATCAGAAAACTAAATATTTTAAAAAAACTACATGGAACTATAATCTTTGCACCCATTGTAAATGTTTATGGAGTTATGACACTATCTAGATATCTACCTGATAGAAGAGATTTAAATAGAAGTTTCCCAGGAAGTGGTAAAGGCTCAATTGCAAGTAGAATTGCAAAAATCTTTTTTGAAGAGATAGTTTCAAAGTGTGATTTAGGAATTGACCTGCATACAGGCTCTATTCACAAATCAAACTTACCACAAATAAGAACAAATATGGATAATGAATATACTCTAAAACTAGCTCGTGCTTTTGGTGCACCTGTCATCTTACACTCAGAATTAAGAGATGGGTCACTAAGAGCTGAAGGTGAAGAAAGTGGTATACCAATACTTCTTTATGAAGCAGGTGAAGCATTGCGTTTTGATGAAACGTGTATAAGAATCGGAGTAAAAGGTATTATTAACGTCTTAAGAGAAAATGCCATGCTTCCCAAAGTAATACGAAAAGGAAGTAAGACTCCAATAACTTCAAGAGTAAGTAAATGGATAAGAGCCAGTGAAAGTGGAATGATAAGAACAATAAAAGCCTTGGGCGATATTGTAAAAGAGAATGAAGTTATTGCTTATATTGATGAACCATTAGATGATAATAGTTTTGAAATATTAGCACCCTTTGATGGAATCATTATAGGGAAATCTCAAATTCCCCTTGCTCAAGAAGGTGATGCGGTTTTTCACATAGCAAAATTTGGTAACTTAAATATTGCCGAAAACAAGATGGAATACTTCAATGAAGATGCCATAAAACAAAGCGAATTTTACGAATTAAATAATGAAGAGATAATAGAATAA
- the rimK gene encoding 30S ribosomal protein S6--L-glutamate ligase, producing the protein MRVYILSRNKELYSTRRLVEAAQAKNWEVKVIDYLKCTIEIMKGELIINYLGKVLPTPDAIIPRIGASRTFYGAAMVRHFEMMDVFSTSGNLAITRSRDKLRSLQVLSKNDVDMPKTVFASNKSSAKDVIALSGGAPLVLKILEGTQGVGVVLVDSEKAAKSVLDAFYGMDVNLLVQEYIEEAGGADIRVLVVNGEVVGAMKRQGAEGDFRSNLHQGGSATAHKLTRKEKSTAIAAAKAMGLGVCGVDMIPSSRGPLVMEVNSSPGLEGIEKSTNLDIASKIMDYIEKSVTPASEKSTKKRKIKKDNIGA; encoded by the coding sequence ATGAGAGTTTATATATTATCAAGAAATAAAGAGTTGTATTCAACAAGAAGATTAGTGGAAGCAGCCCAAGCAAAGAATTGGGAAGTTAAAGTAATTGATTATTTAAAATGTACTATTGAGATAATGAAAGGTGAACTTATCATAAATTATTTAGGTAAAGTATTACCAACTCCTGATGCAATTATTCCAAGAATTGGAGCAAGTAGAACTTTTTATGGTGCAGCAATGGTAAGACACTTTGAGATGATGGATGTATTTAGTACTTCTGGAAATTTAGCAATTACAAGAAGTAGAGATAAACTAAGAAGTTTACAAGTTCTTTCAAAAAATGATGTTGATATGCCAAAAACAGTATTTGCTTCAAATAAATCAAGTGCAAAAGATGTAATAGCACTATCAGGTGGAGCACCTTTAGTTTTGAAAATATTAGAAGGAACACAAGGTGTTGGTGTAGTTTTAGTTGATAGCGAAAAAGCTGCAAAGTCTGTTCTTGATGCCTTTTATGGCATGGATGTAAACTTACTTGTTCAAGAGTATATTGAAGAAGCAGGAGGAGCTGATATTAGAGTATTAGTTGTAAATGGGGAAGTTGTAGGAGCCATGAAAAGACAAGGTGCAGAAGGCGATTTTAGATCAAATCTTCACCAAGGTGGAAGTGCTACAGCACATAAACTAACAAGAAAAGAAAAATCAACTGCAATAGCAGCTGCCAAAGCTATGGGTCTTGGAGTTTGTGGAGTGGATATGATACCCTCATCTAGAGGACCACTTGTTATGGAAGTAAATTCAAGTCCTGGATTAGAAGGAATTGAAAAATCGACAAATCTAGATATTGCAAGTAAAATCATGGATTATATTGAAAAAAGTGTAACTCCAGCATCAGAAAAAAGTACTAAAAAAAGAAAAATAAAAAAAGATAATATTGGAGCTTAA
- a CDS encoding RimK/LysX family protein, which yields MEKKIVGRKESISILDLELFDLDAKVDTGADSNALHCDDIEIEENKVSFTLLDEVHASYHGKRITLPIYKIKRVKSSNGTVQIRPSIKVSVKFFGKKYKSIISLTNRADMKFPMLIGRRFLKDKFLVDVSQEYLCNKKEEK from the coding sequence ATCGAAAAAAAGATAGTTGGCAGAAAAGAAAGTATCTCAATACTTGACTTGGAATTGTTTGATTTAGATGCTAAAGTAGATACGGGTGCTGATTCAAATGCTTTACATTGTGATGATATTGAAATCGAAGAAAATAAAGTAAGTTTTACTTTACTTGATGAAGTGCATGCTTCATATCATGGTAAAAGAATAACTTTACCTATATATAAAATAAAACGTGTAAAAAGTTCAAATGGAACAGTTCAAATAAGACCATCCATAAAAGTAAGTGTAAAATTTTTTGGTAAAAAATATAAAAGTATCATTTCTCTGACAAATAGAGCTGATATGAAATTTCCAATGTTAATTGGAAGAAGATTTTTAAAAGATAAGTTTTTAGTTGATGTTTCACAAGAGTATTTATGTAATAAAAAAGAGGAAAAATAA
- a CDS encoding TPM domain-containing protein produces MYLNNDEKESIEKQIKKLEEKSSAELVAVITDFSSSYNLLILIFSLVFTFLISLISLYFNASTIMFFEIQLSTFAFFILMFHNFKQYFLYLLPKKYKYNKASKKAKEEFINQGLYDTQTKLAIMFFVSIEEKYVEIITDKNVKEKIDDTYWQEIVNEFIKDVKNKEFTQGYEKAIKNCSEILINNFPIEKNDKNELSNEVIEL; encoded by the coding sequence ATGTATTTAAATAACGATGAAAAAGAATCTATAGAAAAACAAATAAAAAAACTTGAAGAGAAAAGTTCAGCAGAACTTGTTGCTGTTATTACAGACTTTTCATCTTCTTATAATCTATTGATTTTAATATTTTCTTTAGTTTTTACATTTTTGATTTCACTTATTAGTTTATATTTTAATGCAAGTACGATAATGTTTTTTGAGATACAATTATCAACTTTTGCATTTTTTATACTTATGTTTCATAATTTTAAACAGTACTTTTTATATCTTTTACCAAAAAAATATAAGTATAACAAAGCCTCAAAAAAGGCCAAAGAAGAGTTTATTAATCAAGGACTTTATGACACTCAAACAAAACTAGCAATCATGTTTTTTGTATCAATTGAAGAAAAATATGTAGAAATAATTACAGATAAAAATGTAAAAGAAAAAATAGATGATACATATTGGCAAGAGATAGTAAATGAATTTATTAAAGATGTAAAAAATAAAGAATTCACACAGGGATATGAAAAAGCAATAAAAAACTGTAGTGAAATTTTAATAAATAATTTCCCTATAGAAAAAAATGACAAAAATGAACTTAGTAATGAAGTGATAGAACTTTAA
- a CDS encoding YgcG family protein, whose product MKKIVFILFNILLLQNLLVANIAFPKLTGRVVDNAGILTSNQKETLTNIINAQEKETSNQIVILTLKSLDGNEIEDYGYQIGRYWKIGQKDKDNGVLLIVSMKEKKIRIEVGYGLEGSLTDARSHEIIEYKIKPYFKKGDYYKGLLEGTNAIISSIKGEYKQETHTSSSGNIFPLFILYFMIIFLAPFIGTIFAKMNLKKTSRVFQSMTFGGFAGLFITIGTGSFIISLIAFIFFTLTIFRVNSKIVNSTSNSNHSSRYDNSIGFGTGFGGGFSSGSSSFGGSFGGGGGSFGGGGASGGW is encoded by the coding sequence ATGAAAAAAATAGTTTTTATACTTTTTAATATCTTACTTTTACAAAATCTACTTGTAGCAAATATTGCTTTTCCTAAATTAACAGGAAGAGTAGTTGACAATGCAGGGATTTTAACTTCAAATCAAAAAGAGACTTTAACAAATATAATAAATGCCCAAGAAAAAGAGACTTCAAATCAAATAGTTATTTTGACTTTAAAATCTCTTGATGGTAATGAAATAGAAGATTATGGTTATCAAATAGGAAGATATTGGAAAATCGGACAAAAAGATAAAGATAATGGTGTTTTATTAATTGTTTCAATGAAAGAAAAGAAAATCAGAATCGAAGTTGGATATGGATTAGAAGGAAGTTTAACAGATGCTAGATCTCACGAAATAATCGAATATAAAATCAAACCATATTTTAAAAAAGGTGATTATTATAAAGGACTTTTAGAAGGAACTAATGCAATTATTAGTTCAATAAAAGGTGAATATAAACAAGAAACACATACTAGTAGTAGTGGGAATATATTCCCGCTATTTATTTTATACTTTATGATAATATTTTTAGCTCCATTTATTGGTACAATATTTGCTAAAATGAACTTAAAAAAGACATCAAGAGTTTTTCAATCAATGACATTTGGTGGGTTTGCTGGACTTTTTATTACAATTGGTACAGGTAGCTTTATCATTTCACTTATTGCTTTTATCTTTTTTACATTAACAATCTTTAGAGTAAATAGTAAAATAGTCAATTCAACAAGTAATTCAAATCATAGTTCTAGATACGATAATAGTATTGGTTTTGGAACTGGTTTTGGTGGTGGCTTTAGTTCAGGTTCTAGTAGTTTTGGTGGCAGCTTCGGTGGAGGCGGTGGAAGTTTTGGTGGCGGTGGCGCTAGTGGAGGATGGTAA
- a CDS encoding LemA family protein, with amino-acid sequence MKAFLIVIGVIILAFVGILFANVNNVPTLDENVKASFSQLQNQYKRRADLIPNLVSTVKGYADHEKSTLTEVTQARANVGKISLTPEMLSNPKLVQQFQQAQGALSSALSRLMVVVEKYPNLKADKNFLALQSQLEGTENRISVARRDYIESVKKYNMELRTFPGKIIAAILYPEAKVKENFTATQKEQETPKVNF; translated from the coding sequence ATGAAAGCGTTTTTAATAGTTATAGGTGTTATTATTTTGGCATTTGTTGGAATTTTATTTGCAAATGTTAATAATGTCCCAACCTTAGATGAAAATGTAAAAGCATCTTTTTCACAACTTCAAAATCAATATAAAAGAAGAGCAGATTTAATTCCTAACTTAGTATCAACAGTAAAAGGTTATGCAGATCATGAAAAATCTACTCTAACTGAAGTTACTCAAGCAAGAGCAAATGTAGGAAAAATATCTTTGACTCCTGAGATGTTATCAAACCCTAAATTGGTTCAACAATTCCAACAAGCACAAGGGGCTTTAAGTTCTGCGCTTTCTAGACTTATGGTTGTTGTTGAAAAATACCCAAATTTAAAAGCTGATAAAAACTTTTTAGCACTACAATCTCAACTTGAAGGAACTGAAAATAGAATATCAGTTGCAAGAAGAGATTACATAGAAAGTGTAAAAAAATATAATATGGAATTAAGAACTTTCCCTGGAAAAATTATTGCAGCAATTCTTTATCCTGAAGCTAAAGTAAAAGAGAATTTTACAGCTACTCAAAAAGAACAAGAAACACCAAAAGTAAACTTCTAA
- a CDS encoding MarR family winged helix-turn-helix transcriptional regulator has product MNFDMNNSLDFILNRTALAMKTGFNKQIKEFDISPEQWSLIFRIVENNGLTQKELASSTYKDQANITRSLDRLEKKGFLTRLVNSKDRRIINIFSTSKAKELVEIIVPISKQYNQLLSTGLSQEEYESLIGLLNKVYTNIEEEGD; this is encoded by the coding sequence ATGAATTTTGATATGAATAATTCCTTGGATTTTATTTTAAATAGAACTGCTTTAGCTATGAAAACAGGTTTTAATAAACAAATAAAAGAGTTTGATATCTCTCCTGAACAGTGGTCCTTGATTTTTAGGATTGTTGAAAATAATGGATTGACCCAAAAAGAGTTGGCAAGTAGTACATATAAAGACCAAGCTAATATTACAAGAAGTCTTGACAGGCTTGAAAAAAAAGGTTTTTTGACTCGATTAGTAAATAGTAAGGATAGAAGAATTATAAATATTTTTTCAACATCAAAAGCAAAAGAGTTGGTTGAAATAATAGTTCCCATATCTAAACAATATAATCAACTGCTTTCAACAGGTTTGAGCCAAGAAGAATATGAAAGTTTAATTGGCTTATTAAATAAAGTTTATACAAATATTGAAGAAGAAGGAGACTAG
- a CDS encoding SDR family NAD(P)-dependent oxidoreductase, with protein sequence MNLENKTVFITGANGGLGSAFVKEFLNYNVKKIYCSARDISKLDSIKKLSNKIELIELDITNKEQFKSLALTIGEIDVLINNAGANSAKRLFDNEILDFDVNLFGTLNSCRILSENINNGGIIINISSVLALINLPIMALYCASKSALHSITQALRAELKTKDISVYEVLPGPIDTTMSKDLQMPKTSPNDIVKATINGLNSDEYEIYPDSFAKVIRQRLEEDRINLENEFAQSINY encoded by the coding sequence ATGAATTTAGAGAATAAAACTGTATTTATTACAGGTGCAAATGGTGGTTTAGGTAGTGCATTTGTAAAAGAATTTTTAAATTATAATGTTAAAAAAATATATTGTAGTGCAAGAGATATAAGTAAATTGGATTCTATAAAAAAATTATCTAATAAAATAGAATTAATAGAATTAGATATTACTAATAAAGAACAATTTAAAAGTTTAGCATTAACTATTGGGGAAATAGATGTTTTAATAAACAATGCAGGTGCAAATAGTGCTAAAAGATTGTTTGATAATGAAATTTTAGATTTTGATGTAAATTTATTTGGTACTTTGAATAGTTGTAGAATTTTATCAGAAAATATAAATAATGGTGGGATTATTATTAATATATCCTCTGTATTGGCACTAATAAATCTTCCTATTATGGCTTTATATTGTGCTTCAAAAAGTGCTTTACACTCTATAACACAAGCTTTAAGAGCAGAGTTGAAAACAAAAGATATATCAGTATATGAAGTATTACCAGGTCCTATTGATACAACTATGTCAAAAGATTTACAAATGCCAAAGACTTCACCTAATGATATTGTAAAGGCGACTATAAATGGTCTAAATAGTGACGAATATGAAATATATCCTGATTCGTTTGCAAAAGTTATAAGACAAAGATTAGAAGAAGATAGAATAAATTTAGAAAATGAATTTGCTCAATCTATAAATTATTAG
- a CDS encoding F0F1 ATP synthase subunit C: MKKIVLLMLAIAGAAFAADGEVANETLKAYSVVAAGIGLGLAALGGAIGMGNTAAATIAGTARNPGLGGKLMTTMFIALAMIEAQVIYALVVAMIALYANPFLG; this comes from the coding sequence ATGAAAAAAATCGTTCTTTTAATGCTAGCTATCGCTGGTGCTGCTTTCGCTGCTGACGGTGAAGTTGCAAATGAAACACTAAAAGCTTACTCTGTAGTAGCTGCTGGTATTGGTTTAGGTCTTGCTGCACTTGGTGGTGCTATTGGTATGGGTAATACTGCTGCTGCAACTATTGCTGGTACTGCTAGAAACCCAGGTTTAGGTGGAAAATTAATGACAACAATGTTCATTGCTTTAGCGATGATCGAAGCACAAGTTATTTATGCACTTGTTGTTGCAATGATTGCATTATATGCAAATCCATTCCTAGGTTAA